In Camelus ferus isolate YT-003-E chromosome 5, BCGSAC_Cfer_1.0, whole genome shotgun sequence, one genomic interval encodes:
- the MAIP1 gene encoding m-AAA protease-interacting protein 1, mitochondrial gives MAQAVCILPRLLLSRPLFGLAARLRTPGSAELRPPLPGLCCFCCRRLGSGAALFPRVSWASAALTLPVRGPGRPLLNPPGLIAALPAFPSCLRRTYSTEEQPQQRQKTKMIILGFSNPINWVRTRIYAFLIWAYFDQEFSIAEFSEGAKQAFAYVSRLLSQCKFDLLEELVAKEALQVLKEKVTSLPDNHKNALAADIDEIVYTSTGDISIYYDEKGRKFVNILMCFWYLTSANIPSETISGASVFQVKLGNQNVETKQLLSASYEFQREFTQGVKPDWTIARIEHPKLLE, from the exons ATGGCGCAGGCCGTCTGTATTTTACCCCGGTTGCTACTCTCTCGGCCTCTGTTTGGCTTGGCCGCACGCCTCCGGACTCCCGGTTCGGCCGAGCTGAGGCCGCCGTTGCCTGGActttgctgcttctgctgccGCCGCCTCGGCTCCGGAGCGGCCCTATTTCCTCGAGTCTCTTGGGCCTCGGCGGCCTTGACGCTGCCTGTTCGCGGTCCCGGGCGTCCCCTGCTCAACCCTCCGGGACTCATCGCAGccctccctgctttcccttcCTGCCTTCGGCGAACCTATAGCACTGAGGAGCAACCCCAGCAGCGCCAGAAAACAAAGATGATCATTCTGGGGTTCTCCAACCCCATCAACTGGGTTCGGACTCGAATTTACGCCTTCCTTATCTGGGCCTATTTCGACCAAGAGTTCAGCATCGCAGAATTCTCCGAGGGAGCGAAGcag GCTTTTGCTTATGtgtccaggttgctgtcacagtGTAAATTTGATCTGTTGGAAGAACTTGTGGCCAAAGAG GCGCTACAGGTATTGAAAGAAAAGGTTACTTCATTACCTGACAACCATAAAAATGCCCTTGCTGCTGACATAGATGAAATTGTATACACATCAACAGGAGACATCTCTATTTACTACGATGAGAAAG GAAGGAAGTTTGTTAACATCCTGATGTGCTTTTGGTATCTAACCAGTGCCAACATCCCCAGTGAAACTATAAGCGGAGCCAGTGTTTTCCAGGTTAAGTTGGGGAATCAGAACGTGGAAACTAAACAGCTTCTTAGTGCAAGCTATGA ATTTCAGAGGGAGTTTACACAAGGAGTAAAGCCTGACTGGACCATTGCACGGATTGAACACCCAAAGTTATTAGAATAA